The DNA window GTTGTCTCAGAGTTAGTAAAAGAGTTTCAAAAAGAGCCGTGCCTATACCATTTCTTCTGAACTGTGGCAGCAGAGCAAGTTTGAGTATGTGGGCCTCATCAAGTATCTCCTGAGCACAGAGGTAGCCGGCAATCACACCATCGTGTAAAACCACAAAGTTTATCGAATAGTCGTTTTCCAGTTCATGCTTAAATGATCGTTGGGTCCATGGATATGGAAAAGAAATGTTCTCTATAGCACTGACTGCCTCAATATCGTCATAAACCATGGTGCGTATATGTGTTTGAATTTTACCGGCCATCTGCCCTGCTCTGTCCTCCACCACCCTTTAAATACAGGGGTTTAAGCATCTCAGCGCTGATACCACCGCCGTAGTTCAGTTTTTTTAATCCGGCTGCGGCTACGGCGGCAGGTGAAATGTATTGGTGTTGAGTGCCGCAAAACAGGGCATTGTCTCCAAGCAGTTGTTGCAGCCTGTCCTTGTATTTTATTGAGCCGTCGCCTGTGAGGATTGTCCTGCCGTGTAGTTTTTCACATATCTCATCCAATTTATAAACACCACCTTGTACGATCTCTTTTAAATCACCATTGA is part of the Nitrospirae bacterium YQR-1 genome and encodes:
- the rimI gene encoding ribosomal protein S18-alanine N-acetyltransferase produces the protein MAGKIQTHIRTMVYDDIEAVSAIENISFPYPWTQRSFKHELENDYSINFVVLHDGVIAGYLCAQEILDEAHILKLALLPQFRRNGIGTALFETLLLTLRQHHFSGKIFLEARHSNTPAVDFYKKHGFEVLYARKDYYIKPDEDAIVMMLEIRNQAMI